One window from the genome of Streptomyces cadmiisoli encodes:
- a CDS encoding 2Fe-2S iron-sulfur cluster-binding protein, with product MTMTPLGIPRRLLECTVDGEPVRAPEGATVLDACRSAGKDIPTLCQGDTLRPKNACRVCMVEVEGARTLVPACSREVEPGMEVRTDTERARHSRRLVLELLASSVDLSTTPRAAEWIEDYGAEPDRFGPDAARLGEEPRIDNELYVRDYDKCILCYKCVDACGDQWQNSFAISVVGRGFDARIAVEHDGPLTDSACVYCGNCIEVCPTGALSFKSEFDMRAAGTWDESQQTETTTVCAYCGVGCNLTLHVQDNEIVKVTSPHDNPVTHGNLCIKGRFGYQHVQNRD from the coding sequence ATGACCATGACACCGCTCGGGATCCCGCGCCGGCTGCTGGAGTGCACCGTGGACGGGGAGCCGGTACGGGCGCCGGAGGGCGCGACCGTCCTGGACGCCTGCCGGAGCGCGGGCAAGGACATCCCGACCCTCTGTCAGGGCGACACCCTGCGCCCCAAGAACGCCTGCCGGGTGTGCATGGTCGAGGTGGAGGGCGCCCGTACGCTCGTCCCGGCCTGCTCCCGCGAGGTCGAGCCCGGCATGGAGGTGCGCACCGACACCGAGCGCGCCCGGCACAGCCGCCGGCTGGTCCTCGAACTCCTCGCCTCCTCGGTCGACTTGTCGACGACGCCGCGCGCCGCCGAGTGGATCGAGGACTACGGGGCCGAACCGGACCGCTTCGGCCCGGACGCGGCCCGCCTGGGCGAGGAGCCGAGGATCGACAACGAGCTGTACGTGCGCGACTACGACAAGTGCATCCTGTGCTACAAGTGCGTCGACGCCTGCGGCGACCAGTGGCAGAACTCCTTCGCGATCTCCGTGGTGGGCCGCGGCTTCGACGCCCGGATCGCGGTCGAGCACGACGGCCCGCTCACCGACTCGGCGTGCGTCTACTGCGGGAACTGCATCGAGGTGTGCCCGACCGGGGCGCTGTCGTTCAAGTCGGAGTTCGACATGCGCGCGGCCGGCACCTGGGACGAGTCGCAGCAGACCGAGACGACCACGGTGTGCGCGTACTGCGGCGTGGGCTGCAACCTCACCCTGCACGTGCAGGACAATGAGATCGTGAAGGTCACCTCACCGCACGACAACCCGGTGACCCACGGCAATCTGTGCATCAAGGGCCGGTTCGGCTATCAGCACGTACAGAACCGGGACTGA
- the fdhD gene encoding formate dehydrogenase accessory sulfurtransferase FdhD, with the protein MGRVTERRRVIRVRGGEVSARPDTLVAEEPLEIRLNGKPLAITMRTPGDDFALAAGFLVSEGVLAERPDLQNIVYCAGATVDGSNTYNVVDVRTAPGVVIPDITLERNVYTTSSCGLCGKASLDAVRTTARWPIADTPPVRVTPELLAGLPDRLRAAQRVFDRTGGLHAAALFDEDGELLDVREDVGRHNAVDKLVGRALQNGGLPLSRAILLVSGRASFELAQKAVMAGIPVLAAVSAPSSLAVDLAAETGLTLVGFLRGSSMNVYAGEDRIALRAAAVQG; encoded by the coding sequence ATGGGACGAGTCACGGAACGACGCAGGGTGATCCGTGTCCGCGGCGGGGAGGTCTCCGCGCGCCCGGACACGCTCGTCGCCGAGGAACCCCTGGAGATCCGGCTCAACGGCAAGCCGCTCGCGATCACCATGCGCACCCCCGGCGACGACTTCGCGCTCGCCGCCGGGTTCCTGGTGAGCGAGGGCGTGCTGGCCGAGCGGCCGGATCTGCAGAACATCGTCTACTGCGCGGGAGCGACGGTGGACGGTTCGAACACCTACAACGTGGTGGACGTGCGGACCGCCCCGGGCGTCGTGATCCCCGACATCACGCTGGAGCGCAACGTCTACACGACCTCGTCCTGCGGCCTGTGCGGCAAGGCCAGCCTGGACGCGGTCCGTACGACGGCCCGCTGGCCGATCGCCGACACTCCCCCGGTCCGGGTGACACCCGAGCTGCTCGCCGGCCTCCCCGACCGGCTGCGTGCGGCCCAGCGGGTGTTCGACCGGACCGGGGGTCTGCACGCGGCGGCCCTGTTCGACGAGGACGGGGAGCTGCTCGACGTGCGGGAGGACGTCGGCCGGCACAACGCGGTCGACAAGCTGGTCGGGCGGGCGCTCCAGAACGGCGGCCTGCCGCTGTCCCGCGCGATCCTGCTGGTGTCCGGGCGCGCCTCGTTCGAGCTGGCGCAGAAGGCCGTGATGGCGGGCATCCCGGTACTGGCGGCGGTCTCGGCGCCCTCGTCGCTGGCCGTGGACCTGGCGGCGGAGACCGGGCTGACCCTGGTGGGGTTCCTGCGGGGCAGCTCCATGAACGTGTACGCGGGCGAGGACCGGATCGCTCTGCGGGCCGCGGCCGTCCAGGGCTGA
- a CDS encoding NADH-ubiquinone oxidoreductase-F iron-sulfur binding region domain-containing protein has protein sequence MDLHFGDSKPTDEERAAVDALLGPPESSWEGADRDEMRAADLRWARGGREARDRRDLLLPGLHAINDRIGWISEGALDYLCRRLTVPPAEAYGVATFYAMFSVRPRPATVLHVCTDLACAAAGASELCAAVEQRTGPGIRVERSPCLGLCERAPAALAIRAGDPVRTAVSAPATAEAAVLAASAPDSAPEEPPAALAVPQAGSPELTLLRRVGVVDPESLDDYRAHGGYAALRRAFVLGPAAVIREVTDSGLVGRGGAAFPTGRKWQATAAQPDRPHYLVCNADESEPGTFKDRVIMEGDPYALIEAMTVAGYATGAHRGYLYLRGEYPRALRLLENAIGQARARGLLGDDVLGQGYAFDIEIRRGAGAYICGEETALFNSIEGYRGEPRSKPPFPVEKGLFGRPTAENNVETLVNVLPILTMGAQAYAAIGTGGSTGPKLFCVSGSVERPGIYELPFGATLGELLELAGVRDGLRAVLLGGAAGGFVRPDELGIPLTFEGTREAGTTLGSGVVMAFDDTVALPRLLLRIAEFFRDESCGQCVPCRVGTVRQEEALHRIVERTGAAAADDIALLREVGRAMRDASICGLGQTAWNAVESAIDRLGAYE, from the coding sequence GTGGACCTGCACTTCGGCGACAGCAAGCCGACGGACGAGGAGCGGGCGGCGGTCGACGCGCTGCTCGGGCCTCCGGAGTCCTCGTGGGAGGGCGCCGACCGCGACGAGATGCGGGCGGCCGATCTGCGCTGGGCGCGCGGTGGGCGGGAGGCCCGGGACCGCCGCGACCTGCTGTTGCCGGGGCTGCACGCGATCAACGACCGGATCGGCTGGATCAGCGAGGGCGCCCTCGACTACCTGTGCCGGCGGCTGACGGTGCCGCCGGCGGAGGCGTACGGAGTGGCCACCTTCTACGCCATGTTCTCGGTCCGGCCGCGGCCCGCGACCGTGCTCCATGTGTGCACCGACCTCGCCTGCGCGGCCGCCGGGGCGAGCGAGCTGTGTGCCGCCGTCGAGCAGCGGACGGGCCCGGGGATCCGGGTGGAGCGCAGCCCGTGCCTCGGCCTGTGCGAGCGCGCCCCGGCCGCGCTCGCGATCCGGGCCGGCGACCCGGTGCGCACCGCTGTGTCGGCGCCGGCCACCGCCGAGGCGGCCGTCCTCGCCGCGAGCGCGCCGGACTCCGCACCGGAGGAACCCCCGGCGGCGCTGGCCGTGCCCCAGGCCGGGTCACCGGAGCTGACGCTGCTGCGCCGGGTCGGCGTGGTCGACCCGGAGAGCCTGGACGACTACCGCGCGCACGGCGGTTACGCCGCGCTGCGCCGCGCGTTCGTGCTCGGCCCCGCCGCGGTCATCCGCGAGGTCACGGACTCGGGCCTGGTCGGGCGCGGCGGCGCCGCCTTCCCGACCGGGCGCAAGTGGCAGGCCACGGCCGCGCAGCCGGACCGTCCGCACTACCTGGTGTGCAACGCCGACGAGTCCGAACCGGGCACCTTCAAGGACCGCGTCATCATGGAGGGGGACCCGTACGCGCTGATCGAGGCCATGACCGTCGCGGGGTACGCGACCGGCGCGCACCGGGGCTACCTGTATCTGCGCGGCGAGTACCCGAGGGCCCTGCGGCTGCTGGAGAACGCGATCGGGCAGGCACGCGCGCGCGGTCTGCTCGGCGACGACGTGCTCGGCCAGGGCTACGCCTTCGACATCGAGATCCGGCGGGGCGCGGGCGCGTACATCTGCGGCGAGGAGACGGCCCTGTTCAACTCCATCGAGGGCTACCGGGGCGAGCCGCGCTCGAAGCCCCCGTTCCCCGTGGAGAAGGGGCTGTTCGGCAGACCCACCGCGGAGAACAACGTCGAGACGCTGGTCAACGTGCTGCCGATCCTGACGATGGGCGCCCAGGCGTACGCGGCGATCGGCACCGGGGGGTCCACCGGGCCGAAGCTGTTCTGCGTGTCGGGCAGTGTGGAGCGCCCCGGCATCTACGAGTTGCCGTTCGGCGCCACGCTCGGTGAGCTGCTGGAGCTGGCGGGGGTGCGCGACGGGCTGCGGGCGGTGCTCCTCGGCGGGGCGGCGGGCGGCTTCGTACGCCCCGACGAACTGGGCATCCCGCTCACCTTCGAGGGCACCCGCGAGGCCGGCACCACGCTGGGTTCGGGGGTCGTCATGGCCTTCGACGACACCGTTGCGCTGCCCCGTCTGCTGCTGCGCATCGCCGAGTTCTTCCGCGACGAGTCGTGCGGGCAGTGCGTGCCCTGCCGGGTCGGCACCGTACGCCAGGAGGAGGCGCTGCACCGGATCGTGGAGCGCACGGGCGCCGCGGCCGCGGACGACATCGCGCTGCTCAGGGAGGTGGGGCGGGCGATGCGGGACGCCTCGATCTGCGGTCTGGGACAGACCGCCTGGAACGCCGTGGAATCCGCAATCGACCGTCTGGGGGCGTACGAATGA
- a CDS encoding MarR family winged helix-turn-helix transcriptional regulator — MAEAPLSAIHALPSWVLGRAAARGRALVTEALAVHGLRMWHHVALSAVRDLGPVAQAELGRSIRLDPKDLVGVLDDLQSADLVVREPDPRDRRKNAVSLTVRGARLLKRCEKAACDANDALLAPLTATEREQFMGLLARISGTGA; from the coding sequence ATGGCCGAAGCACCGCTCTCCGCGATTCACGCGCTGCCCAGCTGGGTCCTGGGCCGCGCCGCGGCCCGGGGGCGCGCACTCGTGACAGAGGCGCTCGCCGTACACGGCCTGAGGATGTGGCACCACGTGGCGCTCTCCGCCGTCCGCGACCTCGGACCGGTCGCGCAGGCGGAGCTCGGCCGGAGCATCCGCCTCGACCCCAAGGATCTGGTCGGCGTCCTCGACGACCTCCAGTCGGCCGACCTCGTCGTGCGCGAACCCGACCCGCGGGACCGCCGGAAGAACGCCGTGTCCCTCACCGTGCGGGGCGCCCGGCTGCTCAAGCGCTGCGAGAAGGCGGCCTGCGACGCGAACGACGCCCTCCTCGCCCCCCTCACGGCGACCGAACGCGAGCAGTTCATGGGCCTGTTGGCCAGGATCTCCGGCACGGGCGCGTGA